In Toxotes jaculatrix isolate fToxJac2 chromosome 20, fToxJac2.pri, whole genome shotgun sequence, the following proteins share a genomic window:
- the prlh2 gene encoding prolactin releasing hormone 2 yields MLPGRATDVRHCVLTCRWLPAALALLLLLSFSFSSAHSTTVEHDFHIVHNVDNRSPEIDPFWYVGRGVRPIGRFGKRHSGVEALGSGRMQPVVRMLELLLNNLKNKENLGKDLDGEDRAWLP; encoded by the exons ATGCTGCCTGGGAGAGCGACCGATGTCCGGCACTGCGTCCTGACGTGCCGCTGGCTGCCCGCAGCTCTGgcgctgctcctcctcctctccttcagctTCAGCAGCGCTCACAGCACCACGGTGGAGCACGACTTCCACATCGTTCACAATGTCGACAACAGAA GTCCAGAGATAGACCCATTCTGGTATGTGGGGCGTGGGGTGAGACCCATCGGGCGCTTTGGGAAGAGGCACAGCGGTGTGGAGGCTCTGGGCAGCGGGCGGATGCAGCCTGTTGTTAGGATGCTGGAGCTACTCCTCAACAACCTCAAAAACAAGGAGAACCTGGGGAAAGACCTGGACGGAGAAGACAGGGCTTGGTTACCATGA